The following coding sequences lie in one Zingiber officinale cultivar Zhangliang chromosome 2B, Zo_v1.1, whole genome shotgun sequence genomic window:
- the LOC122045904 gene encoding amino acid transporter AVT1C-like, with translation MSNLASDRSLFIESEEEEEEAEDGVNEEGGRRESPSAAEEDSESSDSSSSPDDDGDSGSAPRSRPSSYSTNWPQSYRQSMDMYSSLTSPTIGFLGTPTLSRLSNSFISSSFRSTKHTPEIITSLIKPLLPTTVADQEQHDEIERRQSSHTLLLPSRKPSLEKIQEKVSHEFSIAKNCSYGQAVLNGINVLCGVGILSTPYAVKEGGWLSLSILLIFALLSWYTGILLRCCLDSEEGLETYPDIGQAAFGTAGRLVISIVLYLELYACCIEYILLERDNLSSLFPNAHLDLGGIHMDSHLLFAIFTTLVVLPTTWLRDLSLLSYISVGGVIASVLVVMSLFWEGAFDKVGFENKGTLLNLQGIPIAIGIYGYCYSGHAVFPNIYSSLKKPTQFPIVLFTCFAVCTLLFAGAAALGYTMFGESTMSQFTLNMPQNLVASKIAVWTTVVNPITKYALTIIPLAMSLEELIPSNHMKTFLYPIMIRTALVLSTLGVALSVPFFGLVMALVGSSLTMLVSLILPCVCFLSILRRKVTRTQGLLCIMIITIGASSSVCGTISSLSKIIDKLNQ, from the exons ATGAGCAACTTGGCGTCCGATCGCAGTCTCTTCATCGagagcgaggaggaggaggaggaggcggaggaTGGCGTCAATGAGGAGGGAGGGCGAAGAGAGTCGCCATCCGCCGCCGAAGAGGACTCCGAGAGTTCCGATTCGTCTTCTTCTCCCGACGACGACGGCGATAGCGGCAGTGCGCCCCGGAGCAGGCCAAGTTCGTACTCCACCAATTGGCCCCAAAGTTACAG GCAATCAATGGACATGTATAGTAGTCTAACATCACCAACCATAGGATTTCTGGGGACTCCAACGCTTAGCAGATTGTCCAATTCCTTCATTTCTTCCTCATTTCGATCAACCAAGCACACACCAGAAATCATTACATCACTTATAAAGCCTTTGTTGCCAACCACTGTTGCCGATCAAGAACAACATGATGAAATTGAAAGAAGGCAGAGCTCACATACACTATTACTGCCATCAAGGAAGCCATCCTTGGAGAAGATACAAGAGAAGGTCTCTCATGAATTTTCGATTGCCAAAAATTGTTCCTACGGACAAGCGGTGCTCAACG GAATTAATGTGCTATGTGGGGTTGGAATTCTTTCTACTCCTTACGCTGTTAAAGAAGGAGGATGGCTCAGCCTGTCCATACTTCTCATATTTGCTTTGCTTTCCTGGTACACTGGCATTCTTTTGCGCTGTTGCTTGGATAGTGAAGAAGGACTTGAGACTTATCCTGACATTGGTCAGGCTGCATTTGGCACTGCTGGTCGCCTTGTCATTTCT ATAGTTCTCTACCTCGAGTTGTAT GCTTGCTGTATTGAGTACATTCTACTAGAGAGGGATAACTTGTCATCATTGTTTCCAAATGCTCATCTGGATTTAGGTGGAATACATATGGACTCTCATCTACTCTTTGCTATATTTACCACTCTTGTAGTTCTTCCCACAACATGGCTCCGAGATCTAAGTCTTCTTAGTTACATATCAG TTGGAGGAGTCATTGCGTCTGTGCTAGTAGTCATGAGCTTGTTCTGGGAGGGTGCATTTGATAAAGTGGGTTTTGAAAATAAGGGAACTCTCCTAAACCTACAAGGTATTCCTATTGCTATTGGCATATATGGCTATTGCTACTCCGGTCATGCTGTCTTCCCAAACATATATTCTTCGTTGAAGAAACCTACTCAGTTCCCAATTGTGCTCTTTACATG TTTTGCAGTTTGCACTCTCTTGTTTGCCGGGGCTGCTGCATTGGGCTACACTATGTTTGGGGAATCGACCATGTCACAATTCACACTGAATATGCCACAGAATCTTGTCGCCTCCAAAATCGCTGTTTGGACTACA GTGGTGAATCCAATTACTAA ATATGCGTTGACTATCATCCCTTTGGCAATGAGTTTGGAGGAATTGATTCCATCAAACCACATGAAGACGTTTTTATATCCCATTATGATAAGAACAGCACTTGTTCTTTCTACACTGGGTGTGGCCCTTTCCGTTCCATTCTTCG GATTGGTGATGGCTTTGGTTGGGTCTTCGCTTACAATGCTCGTG TCTTTGATTCTTCCATGCGTTTGCTTTTTGAGCATACTTCGAAGAAAAGTTACAAGGACTCAG GGGTTACTGTGCATTATGATCATCACAATCGGAGCGAGCTCTTCCGTTTGCGGCACAATCTCATCGTTATCGAAGATCATAGACAAGTTGAACCAATGA